In the Clostridium cellulovorans 743B genome, AAATCAAAGCTTGAACCAGGATATATCAAAGGTTATGTAAAGGGCGTAAGAGAAAATGGAGGACAGTATACTCATGGATCTACTTGGGTAATTCTAGCGTATGCAATGCTTGGAGATCAGGAAAAAGCATATAAAGCATTTAATATGCTTAATCCTATAAGTCATACAAGATCACATTTAGATTGTCAATTATATAAGGTAGAACCTTATGTAGTAGTAGCAGATGTTTATTCTGCAGATGGCAACTATGGAAGAGGTGGTTGGAGTTGGTATACAGGAAGTGCTGGATGGATGTATAGAGCTGGAATTGATGGTATACTTGGACTTAAATTGAATTATGGAAAAGGATTTAAAGTAGAGCCATGTATTCCAGAAAGTTGGGATGGTTTTGAGATCACATATAAAAAAGATGGAGCAGTTTATCATATAAAGGTGGAGAGAAGTGAATCTAAGGCTATAATTTTAAATGATAAACCAATAACAGAAGATTTTATTCCTTATCAGAAGCCAGGAGAATACAAGGTAAAAGTTTATATATAAATTAAGAACTAGGATTTAAAAGTTTATAGATAAGGATTTCTAGTTAATTTAATCCAGTGGATAAAATTTTTGAAATATATAATTCCCAATAATGCTTCTATATTAAATCCATAGACAGTTGATAAAATAATGTAGTTTTTAGTTGGAATAGCTACAGTATAATTATGAGAATAGGCAAGTTACGGATGAAAGTATATAAGTTCCACTTACGTTATGTAGCATAGTTAAAATAATATTAATTTATTTATTGGAACATATATATTGAAAAGTTATATTAATTTAAAGTATGTATTTAGAGTCTGACTTCAAAATGTATATTGAAGGTTAGACTCTAAAATTCATACGAAAATGGAGAATAACCATGAAAAGAAAAATCAAAAAAACATTAATGATTTGGATAATGGTTTTTGTCACTTTTACTACTTGTTCAGTTCAAGGGGTCACTTCAAAAGGAAAGGATACTCCAGAACAAATAGTTGATAAATATTTTAGCTCTAGGATGAGAGCTATTGTAACTCAAAAAGTAGAAGATATGGATGTATTTTTTTCGAAGAAATATCCATATTCACAAAAGAATCTGCTGTTTAATCATTGTTATATATTAAGAGATTACATTATAAATTTTGCAGAAGGCGATTATATTATTGAAAGAGTCGAGCCCATGCTGATTATTATGGAGAATGAAAAAAATAAGGAGCATTGCTGCATAAGAGCCACATTACTGTGCAATTTATATTGGAATGCAGGTAATCCTCTAGGAGAATCTGTAGCATCTCAGCTTCTTGAAAATCATCAAATCAATTTAACTTACGAAGAAGATGGTTGGAAAATAGAACGTGATATTTTTTGTACTGAAGCAGGAAGTTCGCTCAAAGCTGAAGAAGAAGATTTAGAAATTTTAATACAAAAAGATAATGAATTTAGAGTAAGAGCAGCAACTGCTATAGAAAAAGCAAAAGAGAGTGCACCAGCTAGAATAAAAATTATAGAGGATAAGGATGTGGATATGAATAATGCAGCTTTAACTTCTACAAACAATAAAACTCCTGAGGATAAAAACAAAATTTATAATAGAGCCTTAGCATACAATTATGCTATAACTTATGCATTAGTTCCCAATCGAGCTTTTAGAAATATGGAAGTAACTTTTGATACAGGGGATGCTACAAACTTTGTTTCACAATGTATAAAAGCTGGTGGTGCTTTATGTGCGTATAATGAGGCGCTTCCATGGTATTATGAAAGTAAAAATACTCATAGTACTTTAGATGATACTTGGTCTTGGCATTGGAGTACTCCAAGAGGACTTTTTTACATATTAGATGGAAACTATAAGAAGAAT is a window encoding:
- a CDS encoding amidase domain-containing protein gives rise to the protein MKRKIKKTLMIWIMVFVTFTTCSVQGVTSKGKDTPEQIVDKYFSSRMRAIVTQKVEDMDVFFSKKYPYSQKNLLFNHCYILRDYIINFAEGDYIIERVEPMLIIMENEKNKEHCCIRATLLCNLYWNAGNPLGESVASQLLENHQINLTYEEDGWKIERDIFCTEAGSSLKAEEEDLEILIQKDNEFRVRAATAIEKAKESAPARIKIIEDKDVDMNNAALTSTNNKTPEDKNKIYNRALAYNYAITYALVPNRAFRNMEVTFDTGDATNFVSQCIKAGGALCAYNEALPWYYESKNTHSTLDDTWSWHWSTPRGLFYILDGNYKKNIFGPKAKIKVIKGDNSFDKSMTSDIMLGDVIQYAKGENADSIYHSSIVTGFLYNSGKGWYEPLVSQHSSNLLNVPWKKGAYKTYFISLTEIN